GTAATTGGTATTTCGGAACTTTGGAAACAACAAATAAAGAAACAGGAAAAAGCTGACCAACTCATTTATCAGGAAATTCAACAAAGAAGAGAAAATTTTGATCCTCAGCGGACAGATATCCTCACTTTACTAATGTCCTCTAGGGATGAAAATGGTGAACCTATGACGGATGAAGAATTAAGAGATGAATTAATGACTTTATTATTCGCAGGTCATGAAACTACAGCTACAGCAATTTCTTGGGCTTTTTACTGGATTCATAAACTCCCAGAAGTTCGAGAAAAGCTATTAGTCGAATTGGATAGTTTAGGAGAAAATCCTGATTCTAATACTATCTTTAAATTGCCATATTTAACTGCTGTCTGTAATGAAACATTAAGGATTTATCCCATAGCAATGCTAACTTTTCCCAGAAAAGTAAAAACACCTATTTCTCTTTGTGGTTATCAACTTGAAGCAGGCACAATTATTATGGGTTCAATTTATTTAACTCATCAACGGGAAGATATTTATCCTCAACCCGAAAAATTCAACCCAGAACGCTTTTTAGAAAAACAATTTTCTCCCTATGAATTTCTACCTTTTGGTGGTGGTGCAAGACGTTGTATCGGTTTAGCATTTGCCCAAATGGAAATGAAATTAATATTAGCTAAAGTTCTGAAAACATGGTCAATGAAATTAGTGAATACCGATGAAATTAAACCACAAAGACGGGGTTTAGTTACAGGTCCAAATGGTCCCATAAATTTAGAAATTCAGAATCTTCGTCAACCAAAATATGTAAACTTAGAAACAGTCACAGTTTAACAGCAATAATTTCTCAAACAAGATCCCTGATTTATTGAATAAATTGGGGATCTATAGTAATCCTAAATAAGACGTATTTGTATAACCTGCCGTAAACATACATCTCTTCCTTCTCTACCTCTGCGCTCTCTGTGCCTCTGTGGTTCGTTCTCCGGCAACAACTCAAATAGGATTGCTATATTATTGTAACTAATCTCCACTAAAATTTTACCTAATTTACTTGCAATTTGCCGTAAATATTAATAATATAAAAAAGCCAGGTTTCTATGTCATAAGAGATATGCAAGAATACGACGTTATCATCATCGGTGCTGGACACAACGGCTTAGTTTGTGCGGCTTATTTACTCAAAGCAGGTTATAGCGTCTTACTACTAGAAAAACGTCCTGTTCCCGGTGGTGCAGCCACAACAGAAGAATGTATCCCAGACAAAGCACCAGGTTTTAAATTTAACTTGTGTGCCATTGACCATGAATTTATTCATTTGGGTCCAGTAGTAGAAGAATTAGAACTGACAAAATATGGCTTAGAATATCTAGAATGTGACCCAGTTGTATTTTGTCCTCACCCCGACGGTAAATATTTCTTAGCACATAAATCATTAGAAAAAACCTGTGCAGAAATCGCTCGTTACAATGAAAGAGATGCTAAAAAATATGCCGAGTTTACAAATTATTGGCAACGGGCAATTAACGCCATGATTCCCATGTTTAATGCCCCACCCAAATCAATTATAGATATTTTCGGTAACTACAATCTGCAACAAGTTAAAGATTTATTTTCTGTAGTTGGTTCTCCCGCCAAAAGTTTTGATTTTGTGCGAACAATGTTAAACAGCGCCGAAGATATTCTTAATGAATGGTTTGATGAAGAATTTCTCAAAGCTCCCCTATCTAGATTAGCATCAGAATTAGGTGCGCCACCTTCTCAAAAAAATCTGGCAATTGGGGTGATGATGATGGCTATGCGTCATAATCCTGGAATGGCTAGACCTCGCGGCGGTACAGGTGCATTAGTCCAAGCATTGGTGAAATTAGTTAATAGTAAAGGTGGGGTAATTCTCACAGACCAGCACGTAGAAAAGATTTTAATTAATGATGCTAAAGCCGAGGGTGTGCGGGTGGCAGGTGGTAAAGAATATCGAGCTAAACAGGGAGTAATTTCTAATATTGATGCTCAAAGATTGTTCTTACAAATGACAGAAAAAAGTGATATTGATGCCGTTGATCCTGATTTGTGGGAAAGGTTAGAACGACGGATTATCAATAACAATGAAACCATTCTGAAAATAGATTTAGCATTAGATGAACCCTTGCATTTTTCTCATCATGATCATAAAGATGAATATCTCATTGGTTCAATTCTCATTGCTGATTCTATGAATCATGTAGAACAGGCTCATAGTAAATGTACATTAGGCGAAATTCCCGATTCTGACCCCTCCATGTATCTCGTCATGCCTAGCGCTCTTGACCCTAGTTTAGCACCACCTGGTAAACATACTTTATGGATTGAATTTTTTGCTCCTTATCAAATTGCTAATGCAAAAGGTACAGGTTTAAAAGGGACAGGTTGGACTGATGAATTGAAAAACAAAGTTGCAGATAGAGTAATTGACAAATTAGCAACTTACGCCCCCAATGTGAAGAAAGCAACTATCGCTAGAAGAGTAGAAAGTCCGGCAGAATTAGGAGAAAGATTAGGGGCATACAAAGGGAATTATTATCATATTGATATGACAATGGATCAAATGATCTTTTTCCGACCTTTACCCGAATTAGCTAATTATAAAACCCCCATTGATAATCTCTTTTTAACAGGTGCAGGAACACATCCAGGTGGCTCAATTTCCGGTATGCCAGGACGCAATTGTGCGAGGGTATTTTTGCAGAATAAGCAACCTTTTACTCAAGCTTTAAAAGATGCTGGAAACTCGATTAAGTCTACAGTTGGTTCTGTATTTGGCATAGGATAGCTATAACTGGGTATTTAGGGCAGGTTTATCCTGATCTGCCTGCCTTATATGTAAGTATTTTATACAGTACGTTGGTTATGATTGAAAATGCTTGTATAAAAACATTGCCTATTTTCATACATTTGTGTAAGATGTAATTACAGTAAAAATAATTTAGTAAATAGGCAAGCAAAAAAAATGACAGAAGAATTAAGAAAAAGATACTTAAATATTTTCCGTAATAAGAGCCAAGACTTAGAAGCAGAATTAGAAAGAGAAAGAGATTTGAGAAAAAGAGCAGAGCAAGACCTTACAATAGAAAGAAATCTTAGACAAAGACTAGAAGAAGAACTTCAATTTTTTGAAACTCTTGTTCCATTACCAAGAATAATTTGGTGTGAAGATTGTAAACAAGCTCCTATAGGTGAACCTGGGGTAGTTTATTTTATTTATTCAGTAGCAGATCGTAACTGTGTCAAAATTGGCAAAACTCAGAACTTGCCTCGGAGAATAAAACAGTTACAAACAGGAAATCCTAGTGATTTAAAACTTCTAGGATATATAATAGGTTATACAGATATTGAAAAGTTGTACAAACGATATTATCAACAATTTAGAACTCAAGAGGGTGGTAAAGAATGGTACAGGGATGCACGATTCAGATTTAAGTGGATTGATGATTGATAATAGGTAATATAATCAATATAAAATAAACTCTAACGTTCACCCTATGCCCACTGAAACAGTAACTCTCCAAATCCCAGAAATTATCTATCAGCGATTAGTTAATACTGCTAATGCTATTCAACGTCCCTTAGAAGAAGTAATGCTTCATGCTTTGCAAGTTGGTAGTCCACCAGCTTGGGATGATGTCCCGGAAGAATTTCAATCTGAAATTGCCGCATTAGATAAGCTAGATGACAATACTCTTTGGCAAATTGCCAATAGTCGAAAAACAGCAGATGATATGGACAGATATAACATCCTGCTTGATCATAACTCTAGGGGTATACTTACAGAAGTAGAACAATTAGAGTTGATGTCACTTCGACATGAGGCTGATTTATTTATGTTATGTAAAGCCCAAGCAGCAGTATTACTCAGTTGGCGAGGGTATCGTTTATCAAATTCTTAAATTGTTGTGTCTACATATATTTCTGAAAGTTTAAGACAAAAAATCATAGAAAGGGATAAATCACGTTGCTGTTATTGCTTGACATCTGAAGCAAATAGCGGTATTCCTATGACTTATGATCATATTCACCCAGTTTCTAAGGGTGGAGAAACAACTTTTGAAAATCTTTGTTTAGCTTGTCGTTCATGCAACGAATTCAAAAGTGATGCAGTTGAATCTATAGATCCTTTGAGTGGTGAAACTATACAACTTTTTAACCCTCGTCAACAGAAATGGACTGACCATTTTGGATGGAGCGCTGATGGTACAAGATTAGAAGGTATAAATGCTATTGGTCGGACTACAATAGTTAAGCTACGAATCAATAATCCAGTAATTCTGATTGCTCGAAAGCGTTGGGTAATTAGTGGTTGGCATCCTCCTCTTGATTGATAGCATATAAACAAATAACTTATAAAGCATCTCATTTATTATAAAGACCAACACTTTTGCCTATATTCCTACTGACTACCGTTTCTGTAGCCCGATAAATTCTGCTTCGTGAATAGTCCTGAAAAAGTAGTACATTAAAAAGTGCATCTAGTAACATTAAAATTTTGATTAAATCACCTGTGCGGAAAATCGTTATTGCTGGTAACTGGAAAATGTTCAAAACCCAGGCAGAATCCGCAGAATTTTTAAGCGGATTTTTGCCTCACCTGGAGGAAACCCCCTCAGAACGAGAAGTGGTATTATTTCCTCCCTTCACAGACCTAAGCCTGGTGTCTAAATCTTTGCATGGTAGCCGTGTAAATTTGGGCGCACAAAACGTCCATTGGGAAGAAAGTGGAGCATATACAGGCGAAATCGCCGCCTCTATGCTAACAGAAATCGGTGTGCGTTTTGTCATTGTGGGACACAGTGAAAGACGGCAATTCTTCGGGGAAACAGATGTAACTGTCAATCTCCGTCTTAAAGCTGCTCAAAAGCATGGACTCACACCCATTCTCTGTGTTGGGGAAACTAAACAACAGCGAGATACGGGGGAAACAGAATCAATAATTAGCACCCAGTTAAAAAAAGACTTAGTAGATATTGATCAAACTAACTTGATCATTGCCTATGAGCCAATCTGGGCTATTGGTACTGGTGATACCTGTGAATCGAAGGAAGCAAATCGGGTAATTGGCTTAATTCGCAGTCAATTAACTAATCCCCTAGTTCCTATCCAATATGGCGGTTCAGTCAACCCGAATAATATTGATGAAATTATGGAACAACCAGAAATTGACGGCGCTCTCGTTGGTGGCGCTAGTCTAAAAGCTGATAGTTTTGCCAGAATTGTCAACTATCAATAATGGGGATTGGGGATTGGGGATACATCAATTAAAAGTTAAAAAATTTCATGTCTAACAACTTAACTATCCGAGATCACTGTTTTACCTGGGGAAAGCGGACTTATCTCATGGGAATTTTGAATGTCACCCCGGATAGTTTTAGTGATGGTGGTAAATTTAACACCACCTCAGCGGCTTTAACCCAGGCACAAGCAATGGTTTCGGCTGGTGCTGATATTATTGATATTGGTGGACAATCAACCCGTCCAGGGGCAGAACAAATATCCCTAGAAGCAGAACTTGAGCGGGTGCTATCTGTCTTGGAGTTGCTACGTCCAGTTATTGATATTCCTATTTCTATAGATACAACTAGAGCAGAAGTAGCCAAAGCCGCAATTACCGCTGGAGCAGATATAGTTAATGATATTTCTGCTGGTACATTTGACCCCCAAATGTTGCCAACTGTTGCTAGTTTAAATGTGCCGATTGTGTTAATGCACATCCGAGGAAAACCCCAAACTATGCAAAAATGTACTGATTATGAAGATTTAATTCCTGATATTTATCAATTTTTATCTGAGCAAATTACAAAGGCTACACTTTTGGGAATTGACAAAAATAAAATAATTATTGATCCTGGTATTGGTTTCGCTAAAAACCATGACCAGAATTTAGAAATTTTTCGCTGTTTAGAATCACTAAAAACACTTAATTCTCCAATTTTGGTGGGAGCATCTCGTAAAAGTTTTATTGGTAATATTCTTAATCAACCAGATCCAACATTACGGGTTTGGGGAACAGCCGCAGCTTGTTGTGCGGCTATTTTTAATGGTGCAGATATTCTCCGAGTCCACGATGTTCGAGAAATGCAAGAAGTTACTCTGGTAGCAGATGCTATTTTTCGTGATAGCGCAGCGTGGCGTTAGCCATAGGTTAGGAGGTAGGGGCGCGGGGCTCGCGCCCAGTTAATGGTGTCAAGCTCTAATTAGATCCATTCCCATTACCTTTACCATTGCCATTACCCTTTCCATTAGTGGGATTTTTACCATGATTTTCTTGTACTGAATCAGAAATCAATTCCTGAAACATTTCTGTTGAGTTAGCAGGATCTACAAAGACAATTTTGGCATTATTGCTTTCACCCAGTTTTTGACTAGCATCTACATAATCTTGGGCAACAAGATACCTTAAAATATCTTTACTTTCGGGGTGAGAACGCAAGGCTTCAGCAATTATTTCTATTGATGTTCTAGTTCCTTCCGCTCGTTTAACTGCTGCTTGTCGTTCTCCTTCTGCTGCTTCTATTGCTGCCTTTTTTTTAATTTGTGCTGTTTGTTGTTCTTGCATTGACTTGCGTACAGCTTCTGGTGGGGTGATACTTTGAATATCTAAACGGATAATTTCAATTCCCCATGCGGATGTAATTGGATTTAATACACCTAATATGCTTCCGTCCATCTCGGCTCTGGACATATTAGTATCCTCTAAGGAATTTTGAGCGATATTTTCCCGAAGGGTGGTTGTGGCTAAGTTAGCTAAAGCTGTTTCTAAGTCATCAATAGCATAAAAGCTTTTTTCAATGTCTTTGATCCGCCAGTAAAGAATTGCATCAACTTCTAAGTAAACTCCGTCTTTAGTAATTACATTTTGCGGTTTTATATCTAATAACTGCTCTCTGGTTGTATTCTCCATCACAACTTGATCGAGAATGGGAACTATGAAACTTAGTCCAGGATTTAGTTTGCGATGATACCGCCCCAAGCGTTCAACTAAGGCGACATCTCCTTGATTTACCATCTTTGCAGATGCGAAGGCATAACCTACTAGAGCTAAAAATATGATAAAAATTATTGGGTCCATTCAGTTATTCTCCTCTTTCGGCTTCGGGCAGAATTGATTGTTAGGGTGATGGCTGGCATTAACTGTAAATTAAAATGGGTTAATTGCGTAATTTCCCGATTGTTAACTATAAAAATGATAAACCTGCGATCGCATTATAGGCGATCGCTACACCTCTAATCATGAGTTGCCGAAAAAAATAACCTAAGATGTATAATAATTATGTTTTGGGTCTAGATTTTTTGAGTGGAAACCTAGAAAACCAACCTTTCGACTTAAACTAAAATCCAGTAGTAAATAGTCTGATAATCCCCAAGATAGTACCTAAAGGACCGGCTACAGTATTAACTCTATCACCAGTTTTAGCTAACCCGTTGCGATCAACTACGACAACATCATTGTTGCGAAGGATCGGATTGGTTTCCTCATTAATTCCTTTAGCTAAATCCACTTTAACTGGACGTTTAGTAACTGTACCATTGGTATTGAGGCGAATTAATTCTACAGTTCCTTTACTGGCTCTACTATCATTAAAACCACCAGCGGCTAATAATGCCTGATTTAAAGAGCTATTTGGTTGTAATCTTACCGCCCCTGCTCTTTTGACTTCACCCACTACACCCACTTCAATAGTATTTGGGGACAAAGTTGTTGTTGCTAATTGGGTAGATTCAGCGGCACTAATATCCGTAGCTGTAGGAATGATGATAGTATCGCCATCTTGCACCACTATGTCTTGATTGATATCACCGCTTTGTAGTAATTCCCATAGGTTAATATCTATAGTTTGTTCCGTACCAGTTCGGGTAGGACGGCGTAATTTAATCTTCCGAACATCCGCAATGGACGTAATTCCCCCTGCTAGTTGTAAGCTCCGCATGACAGTGGGTAAACCACCACCAGCACCACC
The DNA window shown above is from Anabaena sp. WA102 and carries:
- a CDS encoding HNH endonuclease, which codes for MSTYISESLRQKIIERDKSRCCYCLTSEANSGIPMTYDHIHPVSKGGETTFENLCLACRSCNEFKSDAVESIDPLSGETIQLFNPRQQKWTDHFGWSADGTRLEGINAIGRTTIVKLRINNPVILIARKRWVISGWHPPLD
- the folP gene encoding dihydropteroate synthase encodes the protein MSNNLTIRDHCFTWGKRTYLMGILNVTPDSFSDGGKFNTTSAALTQAQAMVSAGADIIDIGGQSTRPGAEQISLEAELERVLSVLELLRPVIDIPISIDTTRAEVAKAAITAGADIVNDISAGTFDPQMLPTVASLNVPIVLMHIRGKPQTMQKCTDYEDLIPDIYQFLSEQITKATLLGIDKNKIIIDPGIGFAKNHDQNLEIFRCLESLKTLNSPILVGASRKSFIGNILNQPDPTLRVWGTAAACCAAIFNGADILRVHDVREMQEVTLVADAIFRDSAAWR
- a CDS encoding SPFH domain-containing protein; this translates as MDPIIFIIFLALVGYAFASAKMVNQGDVALVERLGRYHRKLNPGLSFIVPILDQVVMENTTREQLLDIKPQNVITKDGVYLEVDAILYWRIKDIEKSFYAIDDLETALANLATTTLRENIAQNSLEDTNMSRAEMDGSILGVLNPITSAWGIEIIRLDIQSITPPEAVRKSMQEQQTAQIKKKAAIEAAEGERQAAVKRAEGTRTSIEIIAEALRSHPESKDILRYLVAQDYVDASQKLGESNNAKIVFVDPANSTEMFQELISDSVQENHGKNPTNGKGNGNGKGNGNGSN
- the crtO gene encoding beta-carotene ketolase CrtO, with the protein product MQEYDVIIIGAGHNGLVCAAYLLKAGYSVLLLEKRPVPGGAATTEECIPDKAPGFKFNLCAIDHEFIHLGPVVEELELTKYGLEYLECDPVVFCPHPDGKYFLAHKSLEKTCAEIARYNERDAKKYAEFTNYWQRAINAMIPMFNAPPKSIIDIFGNYNLQQVKDLFSVVGSPAKSFDFVRTMLNSAEDILNEWFDEEFLKAPLSRLASELGAPPSQKNLAIGVMMMAMRHNPGMARPRGGTGALVQALVKLVNSKGGVILTDQHVEKILINDAKAEGVRVAGGKEYRAKQGVISNIDAQRLFLQMTEKSDIDAVDPDLWERLERRIINNNETILKIDLALDEPLHFSHHDHKDEYLIGSILIADSMNHVEQAHSKCTLGEIPDSDPSMYLVMPSALDPSLAPPGKHTLWIEFFAPYQIANAKGTGLKGTGWTDELKNKVADRVIDKLATYAPNVKKATIARRVESPAELGERLGAYKGNYYHIDMTMDQMIFFRPLPELANYKTPIDNLFLTGAGTHPGGSISGMPGRNCARVFLQNKQPFTQALKDAGNSIKSTVGSVFGIG
- the tpiA gene encoding triose-phosphate isomerase — encoded protein: MRKIVIAGNWKMFKTQAESAEFLSGFLPHLEETPSEREVVLFPPFTDLSLVSKSLHGSRVNLGAQNVHWEESGAYTGEIAASMLTEIGVRFVIVGHSERRQFFGETDVTVNLRLKAAQKHGLTPILCVGETKQQRDTGETESIISTQLKKDLVDIDQTNLIIAYEPIWAIGTGDTCESKEANRVIGLIRSQLTNPLVPIQYGGSVNPNNIDEIMEQPEIDGALVGGASLKADSFARIVNYQ
- a CDS encoding cytochrome P450; translated protein: MQLLPGPKVSATIQVLNWIFRPMSYLTECAKTYGDLFTLKLESNLPPILFVHSPEAIQQILSNDHKDLEAPGELNSIFEYLLGKKSVISLSGKEHQRQRQLIMPPFHGERMRSYAELIENITTKTINKQPKNQPFNIRNVFQEITLQIMMEAVFGIYEGEQAENLRHLLCEIIEQSSVPWRVAFLYFPKLKEVIGISELWKQQIKKQEKADQLIYQEIQQRRENFDPQRTDILTLLMSSRDENGEPMTDEELRDELMTLLFAGHETTATAISWAFYWIHKLPEVREKLLVELDSLGENPDSNTIFKLPYLTAVCNETLRIYPIAMLTFPRKVKTPISLCGYQLEAGTIIMGSIYLTHQREDIYPQPEKFNPERFLEKQFSPYEFLPFGGGARRCIGLAFAQMEMKLILAKVLKTWSMKLVNTDEIKPQRRGLVTGPNGPINLEIQNLRQPKYVNLETVTV
- a CDS encoding GIY-YIG nuclease family protein, translated to MTEELRKRYLNIFRNKSQDLEAELERERDLRKRAEQDLTIERNLRQRLEEELQFFETLVPLPRIIWCEDCKQAPIGEPGVVYFIYSVADRNCVKIGKTQNLPRRIKQLQTGNPSDLKLLGYIIGYTDIEKLYKRYYQQFRTQEGGKEWYRDARFRFKWIDD